From Fusobacterium sp. DD2, the proteins below share one genomic window:
- a CDS encoding amidohydrolase, whose protein sequence is MNIRKITEKYKDYIIEKRRYFHMHPESSNNEFNTSKVVQQELDKLGIPYEIVAKTGIIARIKGGKPGKTVLLRADMDALEVCEKNDVPYKSQNEGRMHACGHDGHTAMLLGAAHVLNEVKDELNGTVVLLFQKAEEIGTGAKEMIDESGILKEVDAVFGIHLWQGVEVGKVSLEAGPRMAAADHFLIRIKGRSGHGSMPQDTIDAAVVASSIVMNLQHLVSRNTDPLDTLVITVGKIDVGTRFNIIPGEGLIEGTSRSFDEKIWEDIPNKLERVVNGVCAAYGATGSVEMRRVVPPLSNNPEISKILYDAQAKLYGEDSIVKYEKTTGGEDFAYFTRALPGALAFVGIRNDAKGINAPHHNEHFNMDEDALEIGASLYAQFAIDYLEKNR, encoded by the coding sequence ATGAATATTAGAAAGATAACTGAAAAATACAAAGATTATATTATTGAAAAAAGAAGATATTTCCATATGCATCCAGAGTCAAGTAATAATGAATTTAATACCTCTAAAGTTGTACAGCAGGAACTTGATAAACTTGGAATTCCATATGAAATAGTTGCCAAAACTGGTATTATTGCCAGAATAAAAGGTGGAAAACCTGGTAAAACAGTGCTTTTAAGAGCTGATATGGACGCACTTGAAGTATGTGAAAAAAATGATGTACCATATAAATCTCAAAATGAAGGACGTATGCATGCATGCGGTCATGATGGTCATACTGCTATGCTTTTAGGAGCTGCTCATGTTTTAAATGAAGTAAAAGATGAACTTAATGGTACTGTAGTTCTACTATTCCAAAAAGCAGAAGAGATTGGAACAGGGGCTAAAGAGATGATAGATGAATCTGGTATCTTAAAAGAGGTAGATGCAGTCTTTGGTATCCATCTATGGCAAGGAGTAGAAGTTGGAAAGGTATCTTTAGAAGCAGGGCCTAGAATGGCTGCAGCTGACCATTTCCTAATTAGAATAAAAGGTAGATCTGGGCATGGATCAATGCCACAGGATACTATTGATGCTGCAGTTGTTGCATCATCAATTGTTATGAACCTACAACATCTTGTAAGCAGAAATACAGATCCATTAGATACACTTGTTATTACTGTTGGTAAAATAGATGTTGGAACAAGGTTCAATATAATTCCTGGTGAAGGACTTATAGAAGGTACTTCCAGATCATTTGATGAAAAGATATGGGAAGATATACCTAATAAGCTTGAAAGAGTTGTAAATGGCGTCTGTGCCGCTTATGGAGCAACTGGATCTGTTGAAATGAGAAGAGTTGTCCCACCTCTATCTAACAACCCTGAAATCTCAAAAATTCTTTATGATGCTCAGGCTAAACTTTATGGAGAAGATAGCATAGTTAAGTATGAAAAAACTACTGGTGGAGAAGATTTTGCATATTTCACAAGAGCACTTCCTGGAGCACTTGCATTTGTAGGTATCAGAAATGATGCCAAAGGAATAAATGCCCCTCATCATAATGAACACTTCAATATGGATGAAGATGCATTGGAAATAGGTGCAAGCTTATATGCACAATTTGCAATAGACTACCTTGAAAAAAACAGATAA